Proteins encoded by one window of Gemmatimonadota bacterium:
- a CDS encoding DUF3179 domain-containing protein, which translates to MRASTLGRRPCRRGAPAAFSVPALTVLLLGFAACGEEEPAGLNRAMCELDPELMAGGGPPPDGIPALRKPRMVGPSDPSLGYLEDGDRVLGVVIDGQARAYPHNILWWHEIINDTLGGRAFAVTFCPLTGSGLAFESAIRGRVIDFGVSGLLFANNLVMYDRGAGELYGPQLEVAGRCQGFNGVEPSLIPILETSWARWKQLHPDTRVVTGDLDFGRNYRRYPYGSYANLGNPELLFPMRIDQTRLAKERVLGIRVGANGGRGYPFGELADLGDVAAVNEEVDGRPIVVLYEQAAGETAAAYERRLNGRTLTFEAGGGGFRDRETGSRWDIGGRAVAGPLAGQRLRGVENAYVVFWFAWRAFQWQSTTFLVS; encoded by the coding sequence ATGAGAGCATCCACCCTCGGGCGACGCCCCTGCAGGCGCGGCGCGCCCGCTGCGTTCTCCGTCCCGGCCCTGACCGTACTGTTGCTAGGCTTCGCAGCGTGCGGTGAGGAGGAGCCGGCGGGGCTGAACCGGGCGATGTGCGAGCTCGACCCGGAACTCATGGCGGGGGGCGGGCCGCCGCCCGACGGGATTCCCGCACTGCGCAAGCCCAGGATGGTGGGGCCATCCGATCCCAGCCTTGGCTATCTGGAGGATGGTGATCGGGTGCTGGGCGTGGTGATCGATGGGCAGGCGCGGGCCTATCCGCACAACATCCTGTGGTGGCACGAGATCATCAATGACACACTGGGCGGGCGGGCCTTCGCCGTCACGTTCTGCCCGTTGACCGGCTCCGGCCTGGCATTCGAGTCAGCGATCCGCGGCAGGGTCATCGACTTCGGGGTTTCCGGGCTCCTGTTCGCGAACAACCTGGTGATGTACGACCGGGGTGCGGGCGAGCTGTACGGCCCGCAACTGGAGGTGGCGGGGCGGTGCCAGGGCTTCAACGGCGTGGAGCCCAGCCTGATTCCGATCCTGGAGACGAGCTGGGCCCGGTGGAAGCAGCTTCACCCGGACACGCGGGTGGTGACCGGCGACCTGGACTTCGGGCGAAACTATCGCCGCTATCCTTACGGCAGCTACGCGAACCTGGGCAATCCGGAGCTGCTCTTCCCGATGCGGATCGACCAGACTCGCCTGGCTAAGGAGCGGGTGCTGGGGATCCGGGTAGGGGCGAACGGGGGGAGGGGGTACCCGTTTGGCGAGCTGGCGGACCTGGGCGATGTGGCGGCGGTGAACGAGGAGGTGGATGGCAGGCCCATTGTCGTGCTATACGAGCAGGCGGCGGGGGAGACGGCGGCGGCGTATGAGCGCCGGCTGAACGGCAGGACGCTGACGTTCGAGGCGGGCGGCGGCGGTTTCCGCGACCGGGAGACGGGGAGCAGGTGGGACATCGGTGGGCGAGCGGTTGCGGGTCCCCTGGCGGGGCAGAGGCTGAGAGGCGTGGAGAACGCGTACGTCGTTTTCTGGTTCGCGTGGCGCGCGTTCCAGTGGCAGTCGACGACCTTCCTCGTTTCGTGA